CCCGGTCTTCACCTCGGGTGCGGTTGCCACGGCGATCAATGAAAACAGCGGTGCCGGCCAGGTGGTCTACACCGCCCAGGCCGCTGACGCCAGCCGGCTCAGCTACAGCCTCAAGCCTGGCACCGGCGACGTCAGCGCCTTCAGCATCGACGCCAGCAGCGGCGCGGTAGCCCTGGTCGGCAACCCGAACTTCGAAAGCAAGTCCGCCTACAGCTTCACCGTGGTGGCCACCGATGCGGCGGGCAACGCCAGCGAGCAGGCGGTCAGCCTGGGCATCAACGACCTCGATGAAGTGGCACCAGTAGCGCCGAGCATCGATGTGGTGGCCACTGACGACATCATCAACGCCGCCGAGCAGGGCGCCGTGATCAGCGGCAGCGCCGAAGCCAATGCCACCGTCAGCCTCAACATCGCTGGCAACCTGCGCACGGTCAGCGCCAACGGCAGTGGGGCCTGGAGCTACAGCCTGGTCGCCGCCGATATCGTCGCGATGGGACAGGGGGCGGAAACGCTGAGCGTCACCGCCACGGATGCGGCCGGCAACGTCAGCGCGGCCGGCACGCGCAACGTCAGCGTGGATACCGCAGCGCCGAATGCCCCGAGCATCAATGCGGTGGCCACGGACGACATCATCAACGCCGCCGAGCAGGCCGCTGTGATCAGCGGCAGCGCCGAAGCCAATGCCACGGTCAGCCTCAGCATCGCTGGCAACCTGCGCACGGTCAGCGCCAACGGCAGTGGAGTCTGGAGCTACAGCCTGGTCCCCGCGGATATCGCCGCGATGGGCCAGGGGGCGGAAACCCTGAGCGTCACCGCCACGGATGCGGCCGGCAACGTCAGCGCGGCCGGCACGCGCAACGTCAGCGTGGATACCGCAGCGCCGAATGCCCCGAGCATCAATGCGGTGGCCACGGACGACATCATCAACGCCGCCGAGCAGGCCGCTGTGATCAGCGGCAGCGCCGAAGCCAATGCCACCGTCAGCCTCAATATCGCTGGCAACCTGCGCACGGTCAGCGCCAACGGCAGTGGGGCCTGGAGCTACAGCCTGGTCGCCGCCGATATCGTCGCGATGGGACAGGGGGCGGAAACGCTGAGCGTCACCGCCACGGATGCGGCCGGCAACGTCAGCGCGGCCGGCACGCGCAACGTCAGCGTGGATACCGCAGCGCCGAATGCCCCGAGCATCGATGTGGTGGCCACTGACGACATCATCAACGCCGCCGAGCAGGGCGCTGTGATCAGCGGCAGCGCCGAAGCCAATGCCACCGTCAGCCTCAATATCGCTGGCAACCTGCGCACGGTCAGCGCCAACGGCAGTGGGGCCTGGAGCTACAGCCTGGTCGCCGCCGATATCGTCGCGATGGGACAGGGGGCGGAAACGCTGAGCGTCACCGCCACGGATGCGGCCGGCAACGTCAGCGCGGCCGGCACGCGCAACGTCAGCGTGGATACCGCAGCGCCGAATGCCCCGAGCATCGATGCGGTGGCCACGGACGACATCATCAACGCCGCCGAGCAGGGCGCCGTGATCAGCGGCAGCGCCGAAGCCAACGCCACCGTCAGCCTCAGCGTCGCTGGCAACCTGCGCACGGTCAGCGCCAACGGCAGTGGAGTCTGGAGCTACAGCCTGGTCCCCGCCGATATTGCGGCGATGGGCCAGGGTGCCGAAACCCTAAGCGTCACCGCCACGGATGCGGCCGGCAACATCAGTGAGGCTGACACGCGCAACGTCAGTGTGGATACCGCAGCGCCGAATGCCCCGAGCATCAATGCTGTGGCCACGGACGACATCATCAACGCCGCCGAGCAGGGCGCTGTGATCAGCGGCAGCGCCGAAGCCAATGCCACCGTCAGCCTCAATATCGCTGGCAACCTGCGCACGGTCAGCGCCAACGGCAGTGGGGCCTGGAGCTACAGCCTGGTCGCCGCCGATATCGTCGCGATGGGACAGGGGGCGGAAACGCTGAGCGTCACCGCCACGGATGCGGCCGGCAACGTCAGCGCGGCCGGCACGCGCAACGTCAGCGTGGATACCGCAGCGCCGAATGCCCCGAGCATCGATGCGGTGGCCACGGACGACATCATCAACGCCGCCGAGCAGGGCGCGGTGATCAGCGGCAGCGCCGAAGCCAACGCCACCGTCAGCCTCAGCGTCGCTGGCAACCTGCGCACGGTCAGCGCCAACGGCAGTGGAGTCTGGAGCTACAGCCTGGTCCCCGCCGATATTGCGGCGATGGGCCAGGGTGCCGAAACCCTAAGCGTCACCGCCACGGATGCGGCCGGCAACATCAGTGAGGCTGACACGCGCAACGTCAGTGTGGATACCGCAGCGCCGAATGCCCCGAGCATCAATGCTGTGGCCACGGACGACATCATCAACGCCGCCGAGCAGGCCGCGGTGATCAGCGGCAGCGCCGAAGCCAATGCCACCGTCAGCCTCAGCATCGCTGGCAACCTGCGTACGGTCAGCGCCAACGGCAGTGGGGCCTGGAGCTACAGCCTGGTCGCCGCCGATATCGTCGCGATGGGACAGGGGGCGGAAACGCTGAGTGTCACCGCCACGGATGCGGCCGGCAACGTCAGCGCGGCCGGCACGCGCAACGTCAGCGTGGATACCGCAGCGCCGAATGCCCCGAGCATCGATGTGGTGGCCACGGACGACATCATCAACGCCGCCGAGCAGGGCGCCGTGATCAGCGGCAGCGCCGAAGCCAACGCCACCGTCAGCCTCAGCGTCGCTGGCAACCTGCGCACGGTCAGCGCCAACGGCAGTGGAGTCTGGAGCTACAGCCTGGTCCCCGCCGATATTGCGGCGATGGGCCAGGGTGCCGAAACCCTAAGCGTCACCGCCACGGATGCGGCCGGCAACATCAGTGAGGCTGACACGCGCAACGTCAGTGTGGATACCGCAGCGCCGAATGCCCCGAGCATCAATGCTGTGGCCACGGACGACATCATCAACGCCGCCGAGCAGGCCGCAGTGATCAGCGGCAGCGCCGAAGCCAATGCCACCGTCAGCCTCAGCATCGCTGGCAACCTGCGTACGGTCAGCGCCAACGGCAGTGGGGTCTGGAGCTACAGCCTGGTCCCCGCCGATATCGTCGCCATGGGCCAAGGTGCCGAAACGCTAAGCGTCACCGCCACGGATGCGGCCGGCAACGTCAGCGCGGCCGGCACGCGTGCCATCAATGTGGACACCATCGCGCCTACAGCCGCGAGCTTCGCATTGAACGCCGATACTGGCAGCAGCAACAGCGACTGGGTCACTAATGCTGGCACCATCAACGTAAGTCTTGCTGCAGACGCAGCCAGCTGGGAGTTCAGTTCCAACGGCGGCGCTTTCTGGGCGGTGGGCACGGGCACGAGTTTCGTGCTGGCCCAAGGCAGTTATGGGATTGGCTCGGTGCAGGTCAGGCAGACCGATCTGGCGGGCAATGTATCCACTGTGACCAGCAACGCGAGCGCCATCACGGTCGATTCCGTAGCTCCGGTTTTCCTTTCCGGCTATGCCCTGGACACTGCGTTCGGCGGCGGTGACGGGCTTGTGTTTGTCGATGTCGGCGGCTCGGATGGGAGTTATCCGGGAACGACCATCCACTTGGCTGACGGCGGGAAATATATCCTCACCGGCGCAGCACAGCTTTCTGGTTCAAGCTCCTACAGGTTTGCCGCCATGCGCTTCAATGCCGACGGCAGTCTGGATACCAGTTATGGCAGCGGCACGGGTGTCGTGACCTCGGCGCTCAGCTCGACACATTATTTCTCCGGAGAGTCGGCCCTCGACAGCAGCGGCAATATCTACATGCCGGCTGAAGTATCAGGAGGAGGTTCCGACTTCTATGACATGATCGTGGCCAAGTTCACGGCCAGCGGCACATTGGATACCGGCTTCAATGGTGATGGCTATGCGCTATGGGATTTTGGAAGCAGCTACAAGCATGAAAGCGGCCAGGGGGCTGCCGTCGACGCCAACGGCAAGCTGGTGGTGGTGGGTTATTCGACTCAGGACACCGGTGTGGAAACCGCTGTCGCCCGCTACAACGCTGACGGTACCTTTGACACCAGCTTCGCTACGGTTGGCTGGCAGCTCTATCCGGTTGCGGCATCCTTCGATACGGCCAAGGATGTAGTGATCCAGTCTGACGGAAAAATTCTGATAACCGGCTACGAGAACAGCTCAGGTAGTTACAACGCATATCTGATGCGTCTGTCGAGCGATGGCCAGTTGGATGCCGGCTTTGGCACTGGCGGAATCGTCAAGCAAGACATCAACCCCTCTGGTACCGACGACATCTTCGATACGGCCATCGACGCCAGCGGCAGGATCTATGTGCTGACGGGCGGCTCCTACGCCATGAATGTCGCCCGCTTCACCAGTGCGGGCACGCTCGATACCACCTTTGGAGGTGGAGATGGGATCGCGACTGTATCCACCGGCGGCTCGATGACCAACCGCGGCGGCGGAATGGCTTTCGACTCGAGTGGAAAGGTCCTGATTTCCTCGGCTGCGTACCTTGGAAGCGGTTTTGACACTGTGATCGCTCGCCTCACCAGCGATGGAGCGCTCGATACCAGTTTTGGTCAGTCCGGCCTGATCAAGGCGAATCTGTCGGATAGCGCAAGCGGCTGGGACGAGGGTTATGACCTTGTCGTCGACAGTGCTGACAATATCCTCATTGGCGGGTACGCACGGCGTTCCGACAGCAACACCAATGACTTCATGGTCGCCCGTTACAAGGACTACCAGCCCATTGCCCTGGCCAACGATACCGGCGCCCGAGGAGACGGAGTGAGCAGTGACGGCAGGGTCGTCATCACGGGCCTCGAGGCAGGCGCAACGTGGACCTATAGCATCGATGGCGGCAGCAGCTGGCATGAAGGAACGGGCAGCGGCTTCGACCTCACCGACGGTACTTACGCGATTGGCGCGTTGCAGGTCAGGCAGACCGACCTTGCCGGCAACGTTTCTGCCATCGCGAGCAACGTGGGCGTCATGACGGTAGATACCGTCGCGCCGACGCTCACCGCCAGCACTCCGGCCGACAACGTCACGGCCGTCGCGGTGGGCAGCAATATCGTGCTGACCTTCAGCGAGGCGGTGCAAGCCGGCAGCGGCAATATCGTGATCAGCGATGGCGCGGGCGATACCCGCAACATCGCCATCAGCGATACCAGCCAGGTCACCATCAGTGGCAGCCAGGTGACGATCAACCCGACGGCCGACCTGGCGTCAGGTCGCACCTACGACGTGACTTTGGCGAGCGGGGTGTTGACCGACACCGCCGGCAACGCGTTCGCGGGGGTGGCGACGGATGCGCTGGATTTCACGACGGTCAATACATCGATCGTGGTCTTCGATCTGGTCGAGGGCGTGTCCTCCGATCACAGCAACCGCACTTTCGATGCCAATACCGCCTACACGATTTATATCCGGGTACATAGCACCCAGTCAGCCCTAAGCACTGATGGGGTAGGCCCAGGCCCAGCCGATACGTGGGGAGCATGGAAGGGGGCCGAAGCGTTGGGTGCGAACGATCGGATCGTGTTGGTGGGCAACGGAAGCTCAGTCAAAGGAAATTGGTATTCTAATGTGAGTGCCTTTCAAACAATGGCTAATTTGGCTGTATGGAAGACGAACCCTTTTAGTCAAACAAGCCGCGCGGCGCGGTTGTATGATCATGGAGACTTCCGCCGGTCTTATAACCATGTATCTAAGGCGATCGATTTGTGGTCCGGTAATTGGGCGGCAAACCCCAATCAAGGTTCTGCATTGGGCAATGTCTATCAAGTGGCGATGCCAAACGGCATCTTGACCTCTCAGGGGTTGGCCTAAGGCGTACAGGCAGCGGGAGTGCGGCGTGGCGCCAGCCGAGCTGCACAGCACCGCTGCTTGGCGTCTGCCGGGGGCACCGGCGGTTCTGGTGCCGTGGGGCGCTCGGCGATGCCTTTGAACCTGCGGTGGCTGACGGCAACAAAGCGTCGGCAAGTCGCATCGCCGAAGGATGCTGGAAACCTGCTTATTGCCCCAGCGGGCATTCAGCGAGCGCAGGGAGCTTCTTGACCCGACGAAATGCCGGTGTCTATCTGGTCGCTCACCGCGTCCGATGCTGACCTTTCCCGTGAGGCGATCTGCGCGTGTTGAGCGCACAAGCGCAGCTTTTCGGTAAAGGCTGTGTTGCCTGTTCGCCTTCCGCCTCTGAATCACCCTAACCCCTGGAAAACCTCAACGTGTCCTACGCCCCCATACTGCGCCAGCTGGCCGATCGCCAGCAGTTCGGCGAACTGCTGGCCAACGCCCAGGCCTATTGGCACGAGGCTGAGGACTGCCAGGCGCTGCCCTTGCTGGCATTGGCCCACGCCCAACTGGGCCAGCGTCATGAGGCGTTGGCCTGGTTGGCCGAGGCCGAAGCGCGCCTGGTGCAACTGGACCTCGATGCACGGGTGGACTTGGCCGGCGGCTATTGCCTGCTGCAGCGCCCGCTGGACGCCACGCCGCTGCTGGAGGCCGCGCTCGAGGCCCAGCCAGAGCATGCGCTGGCCCTGGCGCGTCTGGCCTGGTGCCGGATGCACGACGGCCAGGCGGAGCTGGCGCGGCAGCTCTATCAACGCTCCGCCGAGCTGGCGCCGCAGCGCCTGCCGGTGTGGAGTGCCTTGGCCCGGCTGTGCCTGGAGGCCGGCGACACCGCCGCCGCGCAGCAGGCGCTGGACGCGGCCATCGAGCGCCTGATGGACGTGCAGGGCGAATTGCCGGAAGCCGTCGTGGCGCAGTTCAGCGCCCAGTTCCGGGGCCTGCAGCTGGAAATCTGGCTGGCCCAGGATGGCCTGGCGCGGGCCGAGCAATGGCTGGACGCGCGCCGCCATAGCCTGAGCGAGGATGAGTGGAGCGGGCTGCTCTGCGGCTATGGGGCGCTGCTGGCCGGCCACGACCGCCATGCGGCGGCGGAAGAAGCGCTGCGCCAGGGGCTCAAGCATTACCCGAAGAACAGCGCCTTGCTCTCGCAACTGGCCGAGTTGGCCCAGGTGCAGGGGCGCACGCTGCAGGCCATTCAGTTGCTGCGCCGCCTGATCCAGCTGCCCGATATGCAGGAGGCCCAGGCCGTGAGCCTGTGGCTGCGCCTGTCCGCCGCCTGTTTGCAGCAGGACGGCGAGCAGGCGCGCCAGGCGGCGCAGAAGGCCATCGAGCTGGCCCAGGGGCTGCAGGCAGGTGAGTCGATAAGCGAGGCCGGCCTGCTTGGGCTGCGGTTGCAGGCCAAGCAGGCCCTGGCCCAGGTGGAGAGCCAGGCGCAGCAGTTCGAGGTGGCCGAACGCCTGTTCGGCGAGGTGCTGGCGGAAAACCCCTGGTCCGTGCCGGCGTTGCAGGGCCTCGGCCAGCAGCAGATGCAGCGCGGCAAGATCGACGAGGCGGTGGCGCTGTTCGAGCGCATCAGGCAGGTCGACCCGCCCAGGGGCTACGCCTCGCTGATCAACGCCCGCCAGTTCCCTGAGGACGTGGAGACGCTGGAGCGCATGGAGCAAGCTGCGCGCCAGCCCAGCCTGGAGGGCTCGCTGCGCGCCGGGTTGCTGCTGCAACTGGCCGCCGCCTGGGAGAAGCGCAAGGACTACGACAGGGCCTTCGCCCTGGCCAAGGAGGCCAACGACGCGAGCAGGAAGCTGCTGCGCTACGACGGCAAGGCCCATCGCA
The genomic region above belongs to Pseudomonas benzenivorans and contains:
- a CDS encoding Ig-like domain-containing protein — encoded protein: MSALRLRLLFPSQQTKDVPLTQLLVVPAERGVTYSIIDAATQKPASGIVLKKKGDALIVEVDEQALVEIEHFYADDQGAAFDVGPAASGEAQLITANDRASQVSSVVWPAGDNDLAAMPLEAEADSNGAMLWGGGLLGGGGLLAAAGGGGGGGGAAVAAVNNIVSGAIVGGPVIDGHGLSVNLYKADGTLLGTATVDAGGRYSYSVGAYTGVVIAEVVDGNDGDDYLDETTNLGKDLNAELFSAGVLTTPNSTLQLNLNVLTSAAYHKAVEAAGGSPLDAATVSNTNTAIAQAFGLPDLHSIVVVTTNGSTTYDLNDGVSAGEVYGTLLAALSGADALRGGDSQASLDALLAGISLTGSTATLNAAAQELVISGAYRANANAQAETSLVVDTIAPVFTSGAVATAINENSGAGQVVYTAQAADASRLSYSLKPGTGDVSAFSIDASSGAVALVGNPNFESKSAYSFTVVATDAAGNASEQAVSLGINDLDEVAPVAPSIDVVATDDIINAAEQGAVISGSAEANATVSLNIAGNLRTVSANGSGAWSYSLVAADIVAMGQGAETLSVTATDAAGNVSAAGTRNVSVDTAAPNAPSINAVATDDIINAAEQAAVISGSAEANATVSLSIAGNLRTVSANGSGVWSYSLVPADIAAMGQGAETLSVTATDAAGNVSAAGTRNVSVDTAAPNAPSINAVATDDIINAAEQAAVISGSAEANATVSLNIAGNLRTVSANGSGAWSYSLVAADIVAMGQGAETLSVTATDAAGNVSAAGTRNVSVDTAAPNAPSIDVVATDDIINAAEQGAVISGSAEANATVSLNIAGNLRTVSANGSGAWSYSLVAADIVAMGQGAETLSVTATDAAGNVSAAGTRNVSVDTAAPNAPSIDAVATDDIINAAEQGAVISGSAEANATVSLSVAGNLRTVSANGSGVWSYSLVPADIAAMGQGAETLSVTATDAAGNISEADTRNVSVDTAAPNAPSINAVATDDIINAAEQGAVISGSAEANATVSLNIAGNLRTVSANGSGAWSYSLVAADIVAMGQGAETLSVTATDAAGNVSAAGTRNVSVDTAAPNAPSIDAVATDDIINAAEQGAVISGSAEANATVSLSVAGNLRTVSANGSGVWSYSLVPADIAAMGQGAETLSVTATDAAGNISEADTRNVSVDTAAPNAPSINAVATDDIINAAEQAAVISGSAEANATVSLSIAGNLRTVSANGSGAWSYSLVAADIVAMGQGAETLSVTATDAAGNVSAAGTRNVSVDTAAPNAPSIDVVATDDIINAAEQGAVISGSAEANATVSLSVAGNLRTVSANGSGVWSYSLVPADIAAMGQGAETLSVTATDAAGNISEADTRNVSVDTAAPNAPSINAVATDDIINAAEQAAVISGSAEANATVSLSIAGNLRTVSANGSGVWSYSLVPADIVAMGQGAETLSVTATDAAGNVSAAGTRAINVDTIAPTAASFALNADTGSSNSDWVTNAGTINVSLAADAASWEFSSNGGAFWAVGTGTSFVLAQGSYGIGSVQVRQTDLAGNVSTVTSNASAITVDSVAPVFLSGYALDTAFGGGDGLVFVDVGGSDGSYPGTTIHLADGGKYILTGAAQLSGSSSYRFAAMRFNADGSLDTSYGSGTGVVTSALSSTHYFSGESALDSSGNIYMPAEVSGGGSDFYDMIVAKFTASGTLDTGFNGDGYALWDFGSSYKHESGQGAAVDANGKLVVVGYSTQDTGVETAVARYNADGTFDTSFATVGWQLYPVAASFDTAKDVVIQSDGKILITGYENSSGSYNAYLMRLSSDGQLDAGFGTGGIVKQDINPSGTDDIFDTAIDASGRIYVLTGGSYAMNVARFTSAGTLDTTFGGGDGIATVSTGGSMTNRGGGMAFDSSGKVLISSAAYLGSGFDTVIARLTSDGALDTSFGQSGLIKANLSDSASGWDEGYDLVVDSADNILIGGYARRSDSNTNDFMVARYKDYQPIALANDTGARGDGVSSDGRVVITGLEAGATWTYSIDGGSSWHEGTGSGFDLTDGTYAIGALQVRQTDLAGNVSAIASNVGVMTVDTVAPTLTASTPADNVTAVAVGSNIVLTFSEAVQAGSGNIVISDGAGDTRNIAISDTSQVTISGSQVTINPTADLASGRTYDVTLASGVLTDTAGNAFAGVATDALDFTTVNTSIVVFDLVEGVSSDHSNRTFDANTAYTIYIRVHSTQSALSTDGVGPGPADTWGAWKGAEALGANDRIVLVGNGSSVKGNWYSNVSAFQTMANLAVWKTNPFSQTSRAARLYDHGDFRRSYNHVSKAIDLWSGNWAANPNQGSALGNVYQVAMPNGILTSQGLA
- a CDS encoding tetratricopeptide repeat-containing sulfotransferase family protein, encoding MSYAPILRQLADRQQFGELLANAQAYWHEAEDCQALPLLALAHAQLGQRHEALAWLAEAEARLVQLDLDARVDLAGGYCLLQRPLDATPLLEAALEAQPEHALALARLAWCRMHDGQAELARQLYQRSAELAPQRLPVWSALARLCLEAGDTAAAQQALDAAIERLMDVQGELPEAVVAQFSAQFRGLQLEIWLAQDGLARAEQWLDARRHSLSEDEWSGLLCGYGALLAGHDRHAAAEEALRQGLKHYPKNSALLSQLAELAQVQGRTLQAIQLLRRLIQLPDMQEAQAVSLWLRLSAACLQQDGEQARQAAQKAIELAQGLQAGESISEAGLLGLRLQAKQALAQVESQAQQFEVAERLFGEVLAENPWSVPALQGLGQQQMQRGKIDEAVALFERIRQVDPPRGYASLINARQFPEDVETLERMEQAARQPSLEGSLRAGLLLQLAAAWEKRKDYDRAFALAKEANDASRKLLRYDGKAHRNSCARIRHAFSRSLYQHRQGCGLDSTLPVYVVGMPRSGTTLVEQILAGHSQIFGAGELGVIPQRIAGLNRWERHSGSGRHYPDCVDDLSPYVTAGIANGILDELREYAPEARHIVDKLPHNFENIGLIKFLFPRAKIISVRRDPRDIAISNYFTDYQAKHGGMGFAYDLGAIGEQLADHNLLMHHWQQLFPGEILEINYEDVVGDLEGSARKMLEYIGVAWESQVLAFNELERPVKTASVWQVRQPVYQTSKAKWLRYQNHLAPLIQGTNARIEWDPIEMVTLPEPGLLNEGVELYRQERLDEAEYRFKKLLHHIPEHAAANFMVGLIYVRKGHLKAGIELMEAGHGKCPWNPNWRKDLIQAYQLAGDTEKTEALQRTRRTEPNDDPDDQGQPLGSATFTETLGDPGRIV